The following is a genomic window from Bacillus sp. V2I10.
TTAGGAGAGATGATAATGAAATTAAATGACTTGAGAAAAAGCGGTCATGCCCCTTCCCTATTTGCATCATTTCTTTATTTTGATGTCAGTTTTATGATTTGGGTTTTATTAGGGGCATTAGGTGTTTACATTACAAAGGATTTTGGACTGTCACCTGCTGAAAAAGGATTGATTGTAGCCATTCCAATTTTAGGAGGATCGTTATTCCGGCTCATTTTAGGTATTCTGACAGACCGTATCGGCCCTAGGAAAACAGCAATTGGCGGTATGCTCGTTACGATGGTGCCCCTTTTGTGGGGATGGTTATTAGGAGAAAGTTTAGCAGAACTTTATATGATTGGAATTTTGCTTGGAGTAGCTGGTGCAAGCTTTGCTGCTGCACTTCCCATGGCTAGCCGCTGGTACCCTCCCCACTTGCAGGGCCTTGCCATGGGGATAGCTGGAGCAGGCAATAGCGGTACACTTTTTGCAACATTATTTGGACCGCGTCTTGCAGAATCAATTGGCTGGCATAATGTAATGGGATTGGCCTTAATCCCTTTATCTATCGTTTTCGTCATTTATCTATTAATCGCAAAGGACGCTCCATCACAGCCTGCTGCTAAACCAGTCAAAGAATATTTTAATGTATTTAAAATGAAGGATACTTGGTATTTCTGCCTGCTATATAGTGTAACCTTCGGAGGTTTTATTGGGTTTACCAGCTTTTTGAGCATCTATTTTGTGGATGAATACGGGTTATCAAGGGTTAGAGCGGGTGACTTTGTAACATTATGTGTTATAGCAGGCAGTTTCTTTCGTCCAGTAGGAGGATTTATCGCAGATAAGATAGGCGGGGTTAAACTTCTATTGTTCCTATTTGTTGGAGTGGCAATCAGCATGCTTGGAGTTAGTGTTCTTTCATCTTTTACTGCAGTTACGATTCTGCTGTTTTTCGGGATGCTGTTCCTTGGTATGGGTAACGGAGCTGTTTTCCAGCTAGTTCCACAGCGATTTCCCGAGGAAATTGGTTTTATTACCGGAATTGTAGGGGCAGCAGGCGGTGTAGGAGGTTTTTTTGTACCAAACATACTGGGTACATTAAAACAAATTACAGGAACATACGATGCTGGATTTGCAGTCTTTTCTGTTGTTGGAATTGCTGCACTGACAATCTTAATTTCAGCACAGTTTTCGTGGAGAAAGACATGGGTTATCGGTAAGAAGTCGGTTAAAATTTAGTCTTTATCATGCATTTCCTTTTATTGCTGAATTTAAAAGAATGACAAAGCAAGTCTTCATCCATTTGACAAACAAGTTGTGAAAAGCAAAAACGCTTAGGTATTTTCCTAAGCGTTTTTGTATTAATTAATTATCTATTGTCATGTATCCATTATCAGTAGTTTTTCGCTTATAGATCTTCACCTTAAGATCTAGAGGTTTTTATTTATATATATTGCTGAATTTAAAAGAATGATAAAAGGAAGTCCTCATCCATTTGACAAATAAGTTGTGAAAAGCAAAAACGCTTAGGTATTTCCCTAAGCGTTTTTGTATTAATTTATCTATTTGCCATGTTCCAATTGTCATTAGTTTTTCGCTTATAGATCTTCATCTTTAGAACTAGAGGTTTTTATTTATATAAATACCTTTTCTCTTTTTCTTTGTGAAAACCAAGATAAACGCTCCGACAAATTAACAACTTCTCCTATTACAATCATGGCCGGGTTTGTCACTTCTTCACTTTTAACAATTTCCACTATTGATTCGAGAGTTCCTGTTACAATGCGCTGATTCATTGTCGTTCCTTGTTCAATGACAGCTATTGGCGTCTGGGGACTTTTACCGAATGTTTGAAGCTCTTTGCATATATAAGGAAGATTTTTCATTCCCATGTAAATGGATATAGTGTCAACACCTTTTGCTAAGCAATCCCAACGGATGTTATCGGGTTTACCTGTCGTACAGTGACCTGTGACAAAAGCAAAGGAACCTCCATACTCCCTGTGGGTAACAGGAATGCCTGCATACGCAGGCGCTGCTATTCCTGCTGTTATGCCAGGCACAATTTCAAAAGCAATGCCAAGTCGGGCGAGCGCTTCTGCCTCTTCTCCACCCCGTCCGAAGATGAATGGATCTCCGCCTTTTAAGCGCACAACTGTTTTTCCTTCAAGAGATTTTTCAATGAGCAATTTCTGAATAACCTCTTGTGGGACACAGTGGTTTCCCGGAATTTTACCACAGTATATGAACTCAGCTTCTTCCTTTGCATGTTCCAGCAAGACAGGATTGACTAAACGGTCGTACAGGATGACATCTGCTGCTGCAAGACATTTCACAGCTTTGAGGGTAATTAATTCCGGGTCACCAGGTCCAGCTCCAACTATATAGACTTTTCCTTTTTTCATCCTTTTCCTCCAGCTCTGAGTAGTATCTAACTGATTCAGGACTCCATACTATTTACATTGACCGAATCCCATTCTACAAAAGAAGGTAAATATCATTATCATCTATTATCGTTTGATATGTTTTTACACAGCCATTATCTGGATCCTGGACCTTGCCATCATCTAAACAGATCTTCCAGTCATGCATTGGGCAATAGACATATTCACCGCTGACAATTCCTTCTGTGAGCACGCCACCTTTATGCGGACAGCGGTTTTCGACTGCACGGACTCTTCCATCAGATAATCTGAATACCGCAACCTCATTTCCCTCAACACGAACCGTTTTTCCTAAACGTTCTGGAAGTTCATCAGCAGCACAAACCAGCACTTTTATTAAACTATTATTTACCATGAATGATTTCCCCCTTTTCATTGCAGACCGCTGTATTAAGACATAACGACATTCTCAAACAATTCTTTCTTTGTTTTATCATTATTTACAATTTCTTTCCAAGGGTCCTTATAGACAGATATAGCTTCATTCATTCGGTCATTAAGCTTTTTACATGTTTCCTTATCTTCCAATACAGATTGAACATGAGTCAATCCAACCCGCTCAATCCATGCGGAGGTACGCTCTAAATAGTTTGCCGTTTCCCGGTAATATTGCAAATATGCACCTGTGATTTCCATCACTTCTTCTTCCGTTTTCACTTTGATCAGCAAGTCTCCGCCGCGTACGTGCGTTCCGCCATTTCCTCCTACATAGAGTTCCCATCCGCCTTCAATGCCAATAAACCCAATATCTTTGAATCCGGATTCTGCACAGCTTCTAGGACAGGCAGAAACGGCCATTTTTACTTTATGAGGAGTTTGCAATCCTTCGAATTTTTTTTCAAGGGCAATTCCAAGTGACATGGAATCTTGTGTGCCGAAGCGGCAGAACTGTTCTCCGACACACGTTTTCACTGTACGAAGTGATTTCCCGTAAGCATAACCAGAAGGCATATCC
Proteins encoded in this region:
- a CDS encoding MFS transporter; the protein is MKLNDLRKSGHAPSLFASFLYFDVSFMIWVLLGALGVYITKDFGLSPAEKGLIVAIPILGGSLFRLILGILTDRIGPRKTAIGGMLVTMVPLLWGWLLGESLAELYMIGILLGVAGASFAAALPMASRWYPPHLQGLAMGIAGAGNSGTLFATLFGPRLAESIGWHNVMGLALIPLSIVFVIYLLIAKDAPSQPAAKPVKEYFNVFKMKDTWYFCLLYSVTFGGFIGFTSFLSIYFVDEYGLSRVRAGDFVTLCVIAGSFFRPVGGFIADKIGGVKLLLFLFVGVAISMLGVSVLSSFTAVTILLFFGMLFLGMGNGAVFQLVPQRFPEEIGFITGIVGAAGGVGGFFVPNILGTLKQITGTYDAGFAVFSVVGIAALTILISAQFSWRKTWVIGKKSVKI
- the nirD gene encoding nitrite reductase small subunit NirD, with protein sequence MVNNSLIKVLVCAADELPERLGKTVRVEGNEVAVFRLSDGRVRAVENRCPHKGGVLTEGIVSGEYVYCPMHDWKICLDDGKVQDPDNGCVKTYQTIIDDNDIYLLL
- the cobA gene encoding uroporphyrinogen-III C-methyltransferase; protein product: MKKGKVYIVGAGPGDPELITLKAVKCLAAADVILYDRLVNPVLLEHAKEEAEFIYCGKIPGNHCVPQEVIQKLLIEKSLEGKTVVRLKGGDPFIFGRGGEEAEALARLGIAFEIVPGITAGIAAPAYAGIPVTHREYGGSFAFVTGHCTTGKPDNIRWDCLAKGVDTISIYMGMKNLPYICKELQTFGKSPQTPIAVIEQGTTMNQRIVTGTLESIVEIVKSEEVTNPAMIVIGEVVNLSERLSWFSQRKREKVFI